Proteins from a genomic interval of Nostoc sp. TCL240-02:
- a CDS encoding condensation domain-containing protein, which produces MSDLSQRIAGLSPEKLKLLAQRLQKKKESVFSQPQIVPQSRESNLFPLSFAQQRLWFIDQLQPGNSAYNISQPMRIVGLLNVAALEQSFNEVVRRHEVLRTTFKVVDGQPLQVITPSFSFKLPVVDLQKLSQEQREAEVLRLASEEAQQPFDLTKVPLLRVTLLQLAAAEYALLLTMHHIVADGWAIGVLIHEIATLYEAFSIGKPSPLSQLSIQYADFAVWQRQWLQGERLETQLAYWQRQLGGKLPVVEFPSERRASLRDAPQSRSPIQTFSGARETLVLPKTLSEKLKALNQRQGITLFMILLAAFQTLLHCYTDQEDIVVGTDIANRNQAETKELIGFFVNQLVLRTHLSGNPTFVELLERVREMTLEAYAHQDLPFDKLVDVLNPKRELNRTPLFQVKLVLENTQTPSLELPGLTITSLKVENKTVQFDLLLELSETDQGVFGVWEYNTDLFDRGSIVRLSNNFATLLTKIATHPETKLSELKRVLNEVDKKQHLAREEVYKNTIGQTLINVKRRANNR; this is translated from the coding sequence ATGAGTGACCTTTCACAACGGATTGCTGGTCTTTCTCCAGAGAAACTTAAGCTTCTTGCACAACGCCTTCAGAAAAAAAAAGAAAGCGTATTTTCACAACCGCAAATAGTTCCTCAAAGTCGAGAGTCAAACTTATTCCCTCTATCTTTTGCCCAACAAAGGTTGTGGTTTATCGACCAATTACAACCTGGAAATAGTGCCTACAATATCTCCCAACCCATGCGTATTGTCGGATTGCTAAATGTGGCGGCACTAGAGCAAAGCTTTAACGAAGTTGTGAGACGGCACGAGGTTTTAAGAACTACATTCAAAGTAGTTGATGGACAACCTCTGCAAGTTATTACTCCCAGTTTCAGCTTCAAACTACCAGTAGTAGATTTACAAAAACTTTCTCAAGAGCAAAGAGAGGCTGAAGTTTTGAGATTGGCGAGTGAAGAAGCCCAACAGCCTTTCGACTTAACCAAAGTGCCTTTATTACGAGTTACTTTACTGCAACTAGCGGCAGCAGAATATGCATTATTGTTGACTATGCATCATATTGTGGCTGATGGCTGGGCTATAGGTGTGCTGATTCACGAAATCGCAACTTTGTATGAAGCTTTCTCTATTGGCAAACCATCACCCCTCTCGCAACTATCCATCCAGTATGCAGACTTTGCTGTGTGGCAAAGACAGTGGTTACAGGGAGAGCGTTTAGAAACTCAACTTGCTTACTGGCAAAGGCAATTAGGCGGTAAACTACCTGTTGTAGAATTCCCTAGCGAGCGGCGAGCTTCTCTACGAGACGCTCCGCAATCGCGATCGCCTATCCAGACTTTCTCAGGAGCTAGAGAAACTCTGGTTCTACCCAAAACTTTATCTGAGAAGCTGAAAGCTCTGAATCAGCGCCAAGGCATCACACTATTTATGATTCTGCTAGCGGCTTTCCAAACTTTGCTGCACTGCTACACCGATCAAGAAGATATCGTTGTTGGTACTGATATTGCTAACCGCAATCAAGCCGAGACTAAAGAATTGATCGGGTTTTTTGTTAATCAGTTAGTATTGCGTACACATTTATCAGGAAATCCTACTTTTGTAGAGTTATTAGAACGAGTCCGCGAGATGACTCTAGAAGCTTATGCTCACCAAGATTTACCCTTCGACAAATTGGTAGATGTTCTGAATCCAAAACGGGAGTTGAACCGTACACCATTATTTCAAGTCAAGCTTGTTTTGGAAAATACCCAAACCCCATCTTTGGAACTTCCAGGCTTAACTATCACATCTTTGAAAGTCGAAAACAAAACGGTGCAGTTTGACTTGCTGTTAGAGTTAAGCGAAACAGATCAGGGAGTATTTGGTGTATGGGAATATAACACTGACCTATTTGATCGGGGCAGTATTGTTAGGTTATCAAATAATTTTGCAACGCTTTTAACTAAGATTGCCACCCATCCAGAAACTAAATTAAGTGAATTAAAAAGAGTTCTTAATGAAGTAGATAAGAAACAGCATCTTGCTAGAGAAGAAGTTTATAAAAATACTATCGGACAGACATTAATCAACGTTAAACGTAGAGCAAATAACAGATAA
- a CDS encoding TauD/TfdA family dioxygenase, which produces MTKMESLGYVRRKAVNISTEELIKTEFLQPGSNFPLVIKPSVKGVNLENWANNNREYLKSELLKYGAILFRDFKVNSIEEFEQIIAAICGEAMEYRYRASPRTQVAGKIYTSTDYPADQSIFPHNEHAYSPTFPLKIFFFCMSPAQEGGETPIGSCRKVFERIDPIIRDRFIEKQVMYMRNFGNGFGLPWQTVFQTTDKNKVEEYCKNNGIEVEWKADNRLRTRQVGPAILKHPQTGEIVWFNHATFFHVSTLEPTIGESLLKNLPEEDLPTNTYYGDGSAIEPSVLASLRTAYQEEMVTFSWQKGDVLMLDNMLSIHARNPFIPPRKILVGMAEPYTPSSI; this is translated from the coding sequence ATGACAAAAATGGAATCTCTAGGATATGTGAGACGGAAAGCTGTTAATATATCCACAGAAGAATTAATCAAAACTGAATTCCTTCAGCCAGGCTCTAACTTTCCTTTGGTGATTAAGCCTAGTGTGAAGGGTGTAAATCTGGAAAACTGGGCTAATAATAATCGAGAATATTTGAAATCTGAATTATTAAAATATGGAGCGATACTTTTTCGTGATTTCAAAGTTAATTCTATAGAAGAATTTGAGCAAATTATCGCAGCGATTTGTGGAGAAGCGATGGAATATCGGTATCGGGCATCTCCACGAACTCAAGTAGCTGGGAAAATTTATACTTCAACTGACTACCCTGCCGATCAAAGTATTTTTCCTCACAATGAACACGCCTACTCGCCTACCTTTCCGTTGAAAATCTTCTTTTTTTGTATGAGTCCAGCGCAAGAGGGAGGGGAAACCCCGATTGGTAGCTGTAGAAAGGTTTTTGAGCGGATTGATCCAATTATCCGCGATCGCTTCATTGAAAAGCAAGTTATGTATATGCGTAACTTTGGCAATGGATTTGGTCTTCCTTGGCAAACTGTATTTCAAACAACAGACAAAAATAAAGTAGAAGAGTATTGCAAAAATAATGGAATTGAGGTTGAATGGAAAGCAGATAATCGTTTAAGAACTCGACAAGTTGGGCCAGCCATTCTCAAACATCCTCAAACAGGTGAAATAGTCTGGTTCAATCACGCAACTTTTTTCCACGTTTCCACATTGGAACCAACGATAGGCGAATCGTTATTGAAAAATTTGCCAGAAGAAGATTTACCAACTAACACATATTATGGGGATGGTTCTGCAATTGAACCATCAGTGTTAGCTAGTTTGCGAACTGCTTATCAAGAAGAAATGGTTACTTTTTCTTGGCAGAAAGGAGATGTATTGATGCTGGATAATATGTTATCAATACATGCTCGTAATCCATTTATTCCTCCCAGAAAAATTTTAGTGGGAATGGCTGAACCTTATACGCCCTCAAGTATTTAA
- a CDS encoding non-ribosomal peptide synthetase produces MQVVESIEGFRLSPQQEHLWLLQQIDQSWAYRSDCAILIEGSIDLNNLELALQDVVNRYEILRTNFICLPGMTIPVQVITDSQVILEKKSDITNLAPQEQEAKIELIFQEIKQQTFQFEQGSILHTSLVNISPKEHLLLLSLPALCADRATFNCLVRELATSYLGKLDEKLSKEPLQYADFSEWQNQILEAEETKIGREYWQQQDFSTIDTFQLPFEKHLSEKQIFQPKLVNSIISPELVANIETLAQKHNTSASTFYLTCWLILLQRLSGQSEMIVAREFNGRKYEELQEALGLFSKYLPVHCHLEDSFKFSQVLQQVHEYVESIHKWQECFTWEQIPDILPFSPVIFDFTEEAPRHYAGNILFSIFKLDSCTERFKIKLSCRREKDFLSTEFHYDCNLFSPQDIAGLAEQFHKLLESAVHHPETAISELEILSDRTLNQLLFEFNQTQADYPQNKCIHELFTEQVERTPNNIAVVFNNQELTYAELNARANQLAHYLKDLGVGAEVLVGICVERSLEMLVGILGILKAGGAYVPLDPHYPQERLSFMLEDTQVSVLLTQQHLLEGLPKYDTQTICLDTEWEAIAQQSQKNPLRTISTENLAYIIYTSGSTGKPKGVAIAHRNLVHSTTARIAYYQQAVSNFLLLSSFAFDSSVAGIFWTLCCGGTLHLPEEGVQREVPKLIELISQNSVSHLLSLPSLYALILQQAKPENLNSLRAVIVAGESCLPELVQHHSQFQPEVSLFNEYGPTEATVWSSAYYCHSAETGKQISIGSPIPNTQIYILDSHLHPVPIGIHGEIYISGEGLARGYLNQSAITSEKFIPHPFSKKPGVRLYKTGDLAKYLPNGNIEFLGRIDNQVKIRGFRIELGEIETALNKYSGVQETVVIAREDIPGNKRLVAYVVTQPKSALTVNELRSFLKDKLPEFMIPSAVVLLKKLPLSANGKVDRKALPAPEEVRSDLIGDFAPPRTSVEEILTQIWAEVLKIEKVSIFDNFFELGGHSLLTTQLLAKVKEAFNLDISLRSLLEKPTVAGLAENIDRVYQTEIYYPLLDLKAEVILDPTIIPENAVKFIPEPSSILLTGATGFLGLFLLAELLQQTQADIYCLVRYKNIEDVHKKLQTALESYGVWNEIWSYRIIPILGDLSKPLFGLKTETFQKLASTIDVIYHNGAWVHHIYPYSILKATNVLGTQEILRLASQIKTKPVHLISSSGVVSSKIESGTKLVREQDTLNENEFPSNGYCQTKWVAEKLVQTAIQRGIPISIYRPSRISGHSKTGVFNSNDFLYKLIIGCVQLGSAPDIDIRENIVPVDYVSKAIVNLSKQKESLGKTFHLVHPQTLHSNTLIDHIRSLGYAMEQNSYEQWREKLLNVTQNSFEHPLYSLVPFFPARQAEEDSNSEFLQLDNQNVINGLVGSSMTCPPIDNQLLSVYFSYLIKQGFLDNKVCN; encoded by the coding sequence ATGCAAGTAGTAGAAAGTATCGAGGGGTTTAGACTTTCGCCTCAGCAAGAGCATTTATGGTTGTTACAACAAATTGATCAAAGTTGGGCTTATCGTAGCGATTGTGCAATTTTGATTGAAGGAAGTATTGATCTCAATAATTTAGAATTGGCATTGCAAGATGTTGTCAATCGCTATGAGATACTCCGCACCAATTTTATTTGTCTACCTGGAATGACTATTCCAGTACAGGTAATTACAGATAGCCAAGTTATTTTAGAGAAAAAATCTGATATTACTAATTTGGCCCCTCAAGAACAAGAGGCGAAGATTGAGTTAATATTTCAGGAAATCAAACAACAAACTTTTCAGTTTGAACAAGGTTCGATTTTACATACATCCTTAGTAAATATTTCACCAAAAGAGCATTTATTACTTCTTAGTTTACCTGCTCTCTGTGCAGATAGAGCAACCTTTAATTGTCTAGTAAGAGAACTAGCTACTTCTTACTTAGGAAAATTAGATGAGAAATTATCTAAAGAACCACTCCAGTATGCAGATTTTTCAGAATGGCAAAATCAAATATTAGAAGCAGAAGAAACGAAAATAGGCAGAGAATATTGGCAACAACAAGACTTCTCTACTATTGACACTTTTCAGCTTCCTTTTGAAAAGCATCTCTCTGAAAAACAGATATTTCAACCAAAATTAGTAAATTCAATTATTAGCCCGGAACTAGTCGCTAATATCGAAACATTAGCTCAGAAGCATAATACTTCTGCTTCTACTTTTTATCTAACCTGCTGGTTGATTTTACTCCAGCGACTAAGTGGACAATCCGAGATGATCGTCGCCAGGGAATTTAATGGTAGAAAATATGAGGAACTTCAAGAAGCATTAGGACTATTTTCTAAATATTTACCAGTTCATTGTCATTTAGAAGATAGTTTCAAATTTAGTCAAGTTTTGCAACAAGTTCATGAGTATGTAGAATCTATCCACAAATGGCAGGAGTGTTTTACTTGGGAACAAATACCAGATATTTTACCTTTTTCTCCTGTGATTTTTGATTTTACAGAAGAAGCTCCAAGGCATTATGCAGGTAATATATTATTTTCTATTTTCAAGCTTGATAGCTGTACTGAGCGTTTCAAAATTAAGCTTTCTTGTAGACGCGAAAAGGATTTTTTAAGTACAGAATTTCATTATGACTGTAATCTTTTTTCTCCACAGGATATTGCAGGGTTAGCAGAGCAATTTCACAAGCTACTAGAAAGTGCAGTACATCATCCAGAAACTGCAATTAGTGAATTAGAAATTTTAAGCGATCGCACACTCAATCAACTTCTCTTCGAGTTCAATCAAACTCAGGCGGATTACCCACAAAATAAGTGCATTCACGAGTTATTTACAGAGCAGGTAGAACGCACTCCCAACAACATTGCTGTAGTATTTAACAATCAGGAACTAACTTATGCTGAACTTAATGCGCGTGCAAATCAACTAGCTCATTATCTAAAAGATTTGGGGGTAGGTGCAGAAGTATTAGTGGGAATTTGTGTAGAGCGTTCCTTAGAAATGCTTGTAGGTATTTTAGGCATTCTTAAAGCTGGTGGTGCTTATGTTCCTCTCGATCCGCACTATCCCCAAGAGCGCTTAAGCTTCATGCTAGAAGATACTCAGGTATCTGTATTATTGACACAGCAGCATTTACTGGAAGGCTTACCTAAGTACGATACACAGACAATTTGCTTAGACACAGAATGGGAAGCGATCGCACAACAGAGTCAGAAAAACCCCCTGAGAACTATATCTACTGAAAACTTAGCTTATATAATTTATACTTCTGGCTCTACTGGAAAACCGAAGGGAGTTGCGATCGCACATCGTAACTTAGTTCATTCAACAACTGCACGTATTGCCTACTATCAACAAGCTGTGAGTAACTTTTTGCTACTCTCATCCTTTGCTTTTGATAGCTCTGTTGCAGGTATTTTCTGGACACTTTGTTGTGGCGGAACTCTACACTTACCAGAAGAAGGTGTACAACGAGAAGTACCTAAACTTATAGAATTAATTTCCCAAAATAGTGTTTCCCATTTATTAAGCCTTCCTTCTCTATATGCTTTAATTTTGCAACAAGCAAAACCAGAAAATTTAAATTCTCTTCGTGCTGTCATAGTTGCAGGTGAATCTTGTCTACCAGAATTGGTACAACATCATTCTCAGTTTCAGCCGGAAGTATCTTTATTTAACGAGTACGGGCCAACAGAAGCAACCGTTTGGAGTAGCGCATATTATTGTCATAGCGCAGAAACAGGAAAGCAAATATCTATTGGTTCTCCCATACCAAATACGCAAATATATATACTGGACTCTCATTTACATCCAGTTCCTATTGGTATTCATGGTGAAATTTATATTAGCGGTGAAGGTTTAGCTAGAGGTTATTTAAATCAATCTGCAATTACATCTGAGAAATTTATTCCCCATCCTTTTAGTAAAAAACCGGGAGTGCGTTTATATAAAACTGGCGATTTAGCAAAATATCTCCCTAATGGCAATATTGAGTTTTTGGGACGTATTGATAATCAAGTAAAAATTCGTGGCTTCCGAATTGAGTTAGGTGAGATTGAGACAGCACTGAATAAGTATTCTGGAGTTCAAGAAACAGTAGTTATTGCTCGTGAAGATATACCAGGAAACAAACGCTTAGTTGCTTATGTAGTTACCCAACCAAAATCAGCCCTTACAGTTAATGAACTACGCAGCTTTTTAAAAGATAAATTACCAGAATTCATGATACCATCGGCTGTAGTGCTGCTAAAAAAATTACCTCTAAGTGCCAATGGTAAAGTTGATAGAAAGGCACTACCCGCACCAGAGGAAGTTAGATCGGATTTGATAGGAGATTTTGCTCCTCCTCGCACTTCTGTAGAAGAAATACTAACTCAAATCTGGGCTGAAGTCTTAAAAATTGAGAAAGTCAGTATTTTCGACAACTTCTTTGAATTGGGTGGACATTCTTTATTAACAACTCAACTACTTGCCAAAGTTAAAGAAGCTTTTAACTTGGATATCTCCTTACGCAGTTTGTTAGAGAAACCCACCGTAGCGGGTTTAGCAGAAAATATTGATCGAGTTTATCAAACAGAAATTTATTACCCACTTTTGGATCTCAAAGCTGAAGTCATTTTAGATCCAACAATTATTCCTGAAAATGCCGTTAAGTTTATTCCTGAACCTAGTTCTATTTTATTGACTGGAGCAACGGGCTTTTTGGGATTATTCTTACTAGCTGAACTTCTACAACAAACCCAAGCGGATATTTATTGCTTAGTTCGCTATAAAAATATTGAGGATGTCCATAAAAAACTGCAAACTGCTCTGGAATCTTATGGAGTTTGGAACGAAATTTGGAGTTACAGAATTATTCCTATTCTTGGGGATTTATCAAAACCACTTTTTGGTTTAAAAACTGAAACCTTCCAAAAATTGGCAAGTACTATTGATGTTATCTACCATAATGGTGCTTGGGTACATCATATTTATCCCTACTCTATTCTAAAAGCTACAAACGTACTGGGTACACAAGAAATTTTGAGATTAGCTAGTCAAATAAAAACGAAACCAGTACATTTGATTTCTAGCTCTGGTGTTGTATCTTCCAAAATTGAATCTGGAACCAAATTAGTTCGAGAACAAGATACCCTAAATGAAAACGAATTTCCTAGTAATGGATATTGTCAAACTAAATGGGTAGCTGAGAAGTTAGTACAAACGGCGATTCAAAGGGGAATTCCTATCTCTATTTACAGACCATCACGTATATCTGGACATAGCAAAACTGGGGTCTTTAATAGTAATGATTTTCTGTACAAACTGATAATAGGTTGTGTGCAATTGGGAAGTGCGCCAGATATAGACATTCGAGAGAATATAGTTCCTGTAGATTATGTCAGCAAAGCAATAGTTAATTTATCGAAACAGAAAGAATCTTTAGGCAAAACTTTTCACTTAGTACATCCTCAAACTCTCCACTCAAATACACTTATCGACCATATTCGCTCATTAGGTTATGCAATGGAACAAAATTCTTATGAGCAATGGCGAGAGAAATTACTTAATGTGACTCAAAACTCCTTTGAACATCCTCTATATTCATTAGTACCATTTTTCCCAGCAAGACAAGCTGAAGAAGATTCAAACTCAGAATTTTTACAGCTTGATAATCAAAATGTTATCAATGGATTAGTAGGTAGTTCGATGACTTGTCCTCCAATAGATAATCAATTACTCAGCGTTTATTTTTCCTATCTGATTAAGCAGGGCTTTTTGGATAATAAAGTTTGTAACTGA
- a CDS encoding class I SAM-dependent methyltransferase produces MISTTRYDDYDVLARIYNEDWASGIFQETLPVLEKLLLPDLSKGVHILDLCCGTGHLAQQLLKQGYKITGIDGSEQMLHYARENAPEAKLILGDARFFDLPATFDVVVSTTGSLNYVMKLEELEHVFNNVYNALTNNGIFLCHFFSEEEYRSNWNGKVSGDVKDDYAWSTKNIYNSESKLGQIYLTVFSLVEQTWQRLDKVISESCYTKEEIISALETAGFSEISIYDACCDLEILPTPGSTYFICHKRLYI; encoded by the coding sequence ATGATTTCAACAACTCGTTATGATGATTATGATGTTCTTGCTCGCATATATAACGAAGATTGGGCATCAGGAATTTTTCAGGAAACATTACCAGTTTTAGAAAAATTGTTACTACCCGATTTAAGTAAGGGAGTGCATATTCTAGACCTTTGTTGTGGTACTGGACATTTAGCCCAACAATTACTCAAACAGGGTTATAAAATTACAGGAATTGATGGCTCTGAGCAGATGTTACATTATGCTCGTGAGAATGCGCCAGAAGCGAAACTGATCCTTGGGGATGCTCGATTCTTCGATTTACCAGCTACCTTTGATGTAGTGGTTTCAACTACTGGTTCTCTAAACTATGTCATGAAACTTGAAGAATTGGAGCATGTATTTAATAATGTTTATAATGCACTAACTAATAATGGGATATTCTTGTGCCATTTCTTTTCAGAAGAAGAATATAGGTCGAATTGGAACGGCAAAGTTTCTGGTGATGTAAAAGATGATTATGCCTGGTCTACAAAAAATATCTATAATTCAGAATCAAAATTAGGTCAAATTTATCTAACTGTATTTTCATTAGTAGAACAAACTTGGCAGCGTTTAGATAAAGTTATTTCCGAAAGCTGTTATACCAAAGAAGAAATTATATCGGCTTTAGAAACTGCTGGATTTAGCGAAATTAGCATTTATGATGCTTGTTGTGATTTAGAAATACTTCCAACTCCTGGTAGTACTTATTTTATTTGCCACAAGCGATTATATATTTAA
- a CDS encoding aspartate aminotransferase family protein, whose product MNIQPIALHQKSDILAELLAKAGLTNQQQKYLQHFINSYSDRTKTSKHLSQSYRPVLSDDKNLGEFNLLFKEMYYPIVANRSMGSKIWDVDGNEYVDVMMGLGINLFGHNPSFIKEALIAQLDKGIQIGPQSEIVGEVAELISQLTGMERVCFSNTGTEAVMTAIRIARAVTERKKIVIFSGSYHGHFDGTLVNVNKAEDNQHAIPLAPGVLQNFVSDVLILDYGNPQSLEVIKAYKQELAAVLVVPVQTSRPALQPKEFLQKLRKLTQESGIALIFDEMVTGFRIHPGGAQAYFDVQADIATYGKIVGGGIPIGVIAGKNIYMDAIDGGMWSYGDASYPLVKKTFFAGTFCKHPLALAAAKVVLKYMQNSGSSLQQNLNERTTQFVKALNNYFAADGIPLQMANFGSLFGSASLEISGENSTASVAMSLLKYHLLDRGVHLLGVSGYLSTAHTDEDINYIIQVVKDSISNLREGGFL is encoded by the coding sequence ATGAATATACAACCCATTGCATTACATCAAAAATCCGATATTTTAGCTGAATTATTAGCCAAAGCAGGTCTTACAAATCAGCAGCAAAAATATTTACAACATTTTATCAATAGCTATAGCGATCGCACCAAAACATCTAAACATCTTTCCCAATCTTATCGCCCAGTTCTCTCTGATGATAAAAACTTAGGAGAGTTCAATTTACTATTTAAAGAAATGTATTATCCCATTGTTGCTAATCGCTCTATGGGTTCCAAAATCTGGGATGTAGATGGTAATGAATATGTAGATGTAATGATGGGTTTGGGAATAAATCTCTTTGGTCATAATCCCTCATTTATTAAAGAGGCTTTAATCGCACAACTTGATAAAGGAATTCAAATTGGCCCCCAATCAGAAATTGTGGGTGAGGTAGCTGAGTTAATTTCTCAACTTACAGGAATGGAGCGGGTTTGTTTTAGTAACACTGGTACAGAAGCAGTAATGACTGCTATCCGTATCGCCAGAGCGGTTACAGAACGTAAGAAAATCGTTATATTTTCAGGTTCTTATCATGGTCATTTTGATGGCACTTTAGTTAACGTAAATAAGGCAGAAGATAATCAACATGCCATACCCTTAGCGCCTGGAGTATTACAAAACTTTGTGAGTGATGTTTTGATTTTAGATTATGGCAATCCTCAATCATTAGAAGTTATTAAAGCATATAAGCAAGAATTAGCAGCAGTTTTGGTAGTTCCTGTGCAAACTTCTAGACCGGCTTTACAACCAAAAGAATTTCTCCAGAAATTGAGGAAATTAACGCAAGAATCTGGAATTGCTTTAATTTTTGATGAAATGGTAACAGGGTTTCGGATTCATCCTGGTGGCGCACAAGCTTATTTTGATGTACAAGCAGACATAGCCACTTATGGAAAAATTGTTGGTGGTGGGATACCAATTGGGGTGATTGCCGGCAAAAATATTTATATGGATGCAATTGATGGGGGAATGTGGAGTTATGGCGATGCTTCTTACCCTCTGGTGAAAAAGACATTTTTTGCAGGTACTTTTTGTAAGCATCCGTTAGCATTAGCTGCTGCAAAAGTTGTATTAAAGTATATGCAGAATTCGGGGTCTTCTCTACAACAAAATCTGAATGAACGGACAACACAATTTGTTAAGGCTTTGAATAATTATTTTGCAGCCGATGGAATACCGCTACAGATGGCAAATTTTGGCTCACTATTTGGTTCTGCATCTTTAGAGATTTCTGGAGAAAATTCTACTGCTTCAGTAGCAATGAGTTTGTTGAAATATCATCTTCTCGACAGAGGAGTTCACTTATTAGGTGTAAGTGGTTATTTATCAACAGCCCATACAGATGAAGATATTAACTACATTATTCAAGTTGTTAAGGATAGCATCAGTAACTTGAGAGAAGGAGGCTTTCTATAA
- a CDS encoding glycosyltransferase, which yields MATIAFCIFNYQGELNSTLKLAKKLSLLGHQVLYLGLSDYEEKVCSYGFKFLPILERWFPKGFIQQLEINSSNSNKLQGLLNQLRYKKLLKSLIDSLIKGEDREIHTLLKTSKPNLLIISTYEELYSTFIGMIAYECQIKSIYFTDMFTSLPLSNLLEKEKIKSFDNNFIAKLFNLKNKYIYQKLLKATKKIIALLSKTDFSEEDMITKFAINRKIPLDLLDLSQAIPLKLTHLVLCPKELDLPNILREKCYYAEASIDLQRDEPSFVWSNLDKNKSLIYCSLGTTVNTFSTLGINRIKQLFQNVIDAVSLKNEYQLVLSISDYISVEDFQYIPENIIVVNKAPQLGLLKKASIAIIAGGINTIKECIFCGVPMIVLPVWADQPDNAERIEYHGLGVVADVNKISTNLVVDLIEAIENDLLLKQRLKIWEEKFQDIEKSGRATQFILKMLEQIPHI from the coding sequence ATGGCAACCATAGCATTTTGTATTTTTAATTATCAAGGTGAATTAAATAGTACTTTGAAACTAGCGAAAAAACTAAGTTTACTTGGACATCAAGTTTTGTATTTAGGGTTGTCAGATTATGAGGAAAAAGTTTGTAGCTACGGATTTAAATTTCTGCCAATTCTAGAAAGATGGTTTCCTAAAGGATTTATTCAACAGCTAGAAATTAACAGTTCCAATTCAAACAAGCTTCAAGGATTACTAAATCAATTAAGATACAAAAAACTTTTAAAATCTTTAATTGATTCATTAATAAAAGGAGAAGATCGAGAAATACATACTCTTTTAAAGACATCTAAACCTAACTTACTGATAATAAGTACATACGAAGAACTTTATTCTACTTTCATAGGGATGATAGCCTATGAATGCCAAATTAAGAGTATTTATTTTACAGATATGTTTACCTCTTTACCATTGTCAAATCTCCTTGAGAAGGAGAAAATTAAAAGTTTTGACAATAATTTTATTGCTAAATTGTTTAACTTAAAAAACAAATATATTTATCAAAAACTACTCAAAGCAACTAAAAAAATAATTGCTTTGTTGAGTAAAACAGATTTTTCTGAGGAAGATATGATCACAAAATTTGCAATTAATAGGAAAATTCCTCTTGATTTATTAGATTTATCTCAAGCAATACCTTTAAAGTTGACACATCTGGTTTTATGCCCAAAAGAATTAGATTTACCTAATATTTTAAGAGAAAAATGCTACTATGCTGAAGCTTCAATAGACTTACAAAGAGATGAACCCTCTTTTGTCTGGTCAAATTTAGATAAAAATAAATCTCTTATTTATTGCTCTTTAGGAACTACAGTGAACACTTTTTCTACTTTAGGTATAAACAGAATTAAACAATTATTTCAAAATGTGATTGATGCTGTATCGCTTAAAAATGAATACCAATTGGTCTTATCAATAAGCGATTATATTAGTGTTGAAGACTTCCAGTATATACCTGAAAATATAATAGTTGTTAATAAAGCACCACAATTAGGGCTTCTTAAGAAAGCATCTATAGCAATCATAGCTGGAGGAATAAACACTATTAAAGAATGCATATTTTGCGGAGTACCAATGATTGTACTTCCTGTATGGGCTGACCAACCAGATAATGCAGAAAGAATTGAATATCATGGTTTAGGTGTAGTTGCTGATGTCAATAAAATATCTACTAATCTTGTTGTCGATTTAATTGAGGCAATAGAAAATGATTTATTACTAAAACAGAGATTAAAAATATGGGAAGAAAAGTTTCAGGATATAGAAAAATCTGGGAGGGCGACACAGTTTATCTTAAAAATGTTAGAACAAATTCCACATATTTAA